From Burkholderia savannae, a single genomic window includes:
- a CDS encoding ssDNA-binding protein — MAEAKKKSKIVGKFVTPKGVFQYAWLDKPDNSEYGKGKYKCAILLEQGVAENDAFAKKLNELHKAAKGKNDAKPAKDGSALADEAAEEGNDKKERLRGFWVITAKSKQKPEQKAADGKTSLKETAKSGDFGRLSVAAAEYDTGSNKGVTLYLNGVKLLERRAQSDLGFEDESEDYENDEGTPSLDSDESADSDGSGDNQDF; from the coding sequence ATGGCTGAAGCAAAGAAGAAGTCCAAGATCGTCGGAAAGTTCGTGACCCCGAAGGGTGTCTTCCAGTACGCATGGCTCGACAAACCGGATAACTCGGAATACGGCAAGGGCAAGTACAAGTGCGCGATTCTGCTGGAGCAGGGCGTTGCCGAGAACGACGCCTTCGCGAAGAAGCTCAACGAACTCCACAAGGCCGCGAAGGGCAAGAACGACGCGAAGCCTGCGAAGGACGGATCGGCACTGGCCGACGAGGCCGCAGAAGAAGGCAACGATAAGAAGGAGCGCCTGCGCGGCTTCTGGGTCATCACGGCCAAGTCGAAGCAGAAGCCCGAACAGAAGGCTGCTGACGGCAAGACCTCGCTGAAGGAGACCGCAAAGAGCGGTGACTTCGGCCGCCTGTCGGTCGCTGCTGCTGAGTACGACACCGGCAGCAACAAGGGCGTCACGCTCTACCTCAACGGCGTCAAGCTCCTGGAGCGCCGCGCCCAGTCGGACCTCGGCTTCGAGGACGAGTCGGAAGACTACGAGAACGACGAGGGCACGCCGTCGCTGGACTCGGACGAATCGGCTGACTCGGATGGTTCGGGTGACAACCAGGACTTCTGA
- a CDS encoding DnaB-like helicase C-terminal domain-containing protein encodes MPQAHESESNLVSKGPCDNCGSSDANAEYDDGHTHCFSCGNTCQPNGARVPSHDPVAGPGDTSLIRGEYRALGKRGIAEETCRKYGYLVGKDRDGEPVQIATYCDSTGSPVAQKLRTPDKDFVVLGKLKQAGLFGQYLFRSKGKRVIVTEGEIDCLSVAQALSLKWPVVSVQNGAQGAAKSLAAQIEWLKGFDEIVLWFDNDEPGREAIEACAKVLPVGRVKFVTTPFDLKDANDLLREHGPTAVVSASWEAKDYRPDGVITGADLSVERLKAKAAPGWQTPYPLVNEMTRGIRPRQLWLLTAGTGVGKSTDAREWLYAALCEGKKVGALFLEESVEDTAKALVALDNDIPFEALDEDSSLLTDAQWDASYAKLFGHGDRYQAYDHFGASDADGLVNKMEFMALNGVELLFLDHLTIAATGLDNEAQDALLVKLRSMVERTGCSVVAIAHVRKEQSGARTAEEGAQLSLSSIKGSGSLKQVPDVVIAKERNQQAEDDDERDISQVRVLKVRRGGRTGPADRLKYDAKTGRLKPIPRLSEPDIMADDESEDDAPF; translated from the coding sequence ATGCCCCAAGCGCACGAATCCGAATCCAATCTCGTGTCGAAGGGTCCGTGCGACAACTGCGGATCATCTGACGCAAACGCGGAGTATGACGATGGTCACACGCACTGCTTTTCCTGCGGTAACACCTGTCAGCCGAACGGCGCACGGGTACCGAGTCACGATCCTGTCGCTGGTCCCGGAGACACTTCGCTTATCCGTGGCGAATACCGCGCCCTCGGCAAGCGAGGCATCGCAGAGGAAACCTGTCGAAAGTACGGCTACCTCGTGGGCAAGGACCGCGACGGGGAGCCTGTCCAGATCGCGACGTACTGCGATTCCACTGGAAGCCCGGTAGCGCAGAAGCTGCGCACGCCCGACAAGGACTTCGTGGTCCTGGGCAAGCTGAAGCAGGCGGGCCTGTTCGGGCAGTACCTGTTCCGCTCGAAGGGCAAGCGCGTCATCGTGACGGAAGGCGAGATCGATTGCCTATCCGTGGCGCAGGCGCTCTCGCTGAAGTGGCCGGTGGTTTCGGTGCAGAACGGTGCCCAGGGCGCAGCCAAGTCTCTCGCGGCGCAGATTGAATGGCTTAAGGGCTTCGATGAGATCGTCCTCTGGTTCGACAACGATGAGCCGGGGCGCGAGGCCATAGAGGCGTGTGCCAAGGTGCTCCCGGTGGGGCGCGTGAAGTTCGTCACCACCCCGTTTGACCTGAAGGACGCGAACGACCTCCTGCGCGAGCACGGTCCCACGGCTGTCGTGAGCGCCTCATGGGAGGCCAAGGACTATCGCCCCGATGGCGTAATCACGGGCGCGGACCTCTCGGTGGAGCGCCTGAAGGCCAAGGCTGCACCAGGCTGGCAGACGCCTTACCCGCTGGTCAACGAGATGACGCGGGGAATTCGCCCGCGACAACTATGGCTCCTGACGGCTGGCACAGGTGTTGGTAAGTCCACCGATGCACGAGAGTGGCTGTACGCCGCGCTGTGCGAAGGCAAGAAGGTGGGCGCACTGTTCCTGGAGGAGTCCGTCGAGGACACCGCGAAGGCTCTGGTGGCACTCGACAACGACATCCCGTTCGAAGCACTGGACGAGGACTCGTCGCTCCTGACGGACGCGCAGTGGGACGCGAGCTACGCCAAGCTTTTTGGGCACGGCGACCGCTACCAAGCGTATGACCACTTCGGCGCATCAGACGCCGACGGTCTCGTGAACAAGATGGAATTCATGGCGCTCAACGGCGTTGAACTACTGTTCCTAGATCACTTGACCATCGCCGCAACCGGTCTGGACAACGAGGCGCAAGACGCCCTGCTGGTGAAGCTGCGTTCGATGGTGGAGCGTACCGGTTGCAGCGTCGTTGCAATCGCCCACGTCCGCAAGGAGCAGTCGGGCGCGAGGACGGCCGAGGAGGGCGCCCAGCTTTCGCTGTCCAGCATCAAGGGCAGCGGCTCGCTGAAGCAAGTACCCGATGTCGTCATCGCTAAGGAGCGCAACCAGCAGGCCGAGGACGACGACGAGCGTGACATCTCGCAAGTGCGCGTCCTGAAGGTCCGCAGAGGTGGCAGGACGGGTCCTGCTGACCGTCTGAAGTACGACGCCAAGACCGGCCGTCTGAAGCCCATACCGCGTCTCTCCGAGCCGGACATCATGGCTGACGACGAGTCCGAGGACGATGCCCCGTTCTAG
- a CDS encoding lysozyme encodes MTPFVYSKSGLQLTEQFEGCRLTAYQDSVGVWTIGYGHTGPDVYKGLTITQEQAEVLLMQDSAKAAAAVNRLVTLDRAGDPDTDGLPDLTQEEFDALVDFTFNLGAGNFAGSTLLKKLNAGDIEGTAAEFPKWVHAGGKVLAGLVKRRDAERALFLLGAHFPKQ; translated from the coding sequence GTGACCCCGTTCGTCTACAGCAAGTCCGGCCTGCAACTCACGGAGCAATTCGAGGGATGCAGGCTGACTGCCTATCAGGACTCTGTTGGCGTCTGGACCATCGGGTACGGTCACACGGGTCCTGATGTCTACAAGGGCCTCACGATCACCCAGGAGCAGGCCGAAGTGCTCCTCATGCAAGACAGCGCTAAGGCCGCAGCAGCGGTCAACAGGCTCGTCACGCTGGACCGCGCGGGGGACCCCGACACCGATGGTCTCCCGGACCTGACGCAGGAGGAGTTCGATGCCCTGGTGGACTTCACGTTCAACCTCGGCGCGGGGAACTTCGCTGGTTCCACGCTGCTGAAGAAGCTCAACGCAGGCGACATCGAGGGTACAGCCGCCGAGTTCCCCAAGTGGGTTCATGCAGGCGGCAAGGTGCTCGCCGGTCTCGTGAAGCGCCGCGACGCCGAGCGTGCCCTGTTCCTCCTCGGGGCGCACTTCCCCAAGCAATAA
- a CDS encoding BRO-N domain-containing protein, with translation MNTIKTFEFAPNMSLRVVEIDGEPWFPAKDVCIAVGIAHLGSAVRTLDSDEKGVRLLHTLGGPQNTTVISESGLYALVMRSNKPIAREFRKWVTSEVLPSIRKHGMYMTQEVARETVEDPMSLMARAVVVANEQLGIMTVRAHGLDPASEQWITLNEFFKRHDIPVSPGDRKRIGRTAGGLSDSAGRERKYHRSGARLLAVETLERAARAQGVSVSGPLPPVTGAPKITKYTATHKYCPDCTAMKTHAEFYTVPTSKAHGLSVYCRVCSNKRRTARKRRVRAAQK, from the coding sequence ATGAACACCATCAAGACTTTCGAATTTGCTCCGAACATGAGCCTCCGCGTCGTGGAGATCGACGGGGAGCCGTGGTTCCCTGCGAAGGACGTGTGTATTGCCGTGGGCATCGCGCATCTTGGAAGCGCAGTTAGGACGCTGGATTCTGACGAAAAGGGTGTGCGACTTTTGCACACCCTTGGGGGGCCGCAGAATACGACCGTGATCTCCGAGTCGGGCCTCTACGCGCTCGTGATGCGTTCTAACAAACCGATAGCGCGGGAGTTCCGCAAGTGGGTCACGTCGGAAGTCCTGCCGTCCATCCGTAAGCACGGGATGTACATGACGCAGGAGGTCGCACGGGAGACCGTTGAGGACCCGATGTCGCTCATGGCTCGCGCGGTGGTGGTAGCCAATGAACAACTGGGGATCATGACGGTGCGGGCGCATGGATTGGACCCCGCCAGTGAGCAATGGATCACCCTCAACGAATTCTTCAAGCGGCACGATATCCCGGTAAGCCCCGGCGACCGCAAGCGTATCGGCCGCACGGCTGGCGGCCTTTCCGATTCGGCAGGACGAGAACGCAAGTACCATCGCAGCGGCGCACGTCTGTTAGCTGTGGAAACGCTGGAGCGTGCTGCCCGTGCCCAAGGTGTGTCCGTTTCCGGACCGCTTCCGCCTGTCACTGGCGCTCCCAAGATCACCAAATACACGGCGACGCACAAGTACTGCCCTGACTGCACTGCGATGAAAACTCACGCGGAGTTCTACACCGTCCCTACAAGCAAGGCGCACGGGCTGTCGGTGTATTGCCGTGTGTGTTCCAACAAGCGCAGGACCGCGCGTAAGCGCCGCGTTCGTGCGGCTCAAAAATAA
- a CDS encoding RusA family crossover junction endodeoxyribonuclease, with protein sequence MTKWGSAYMPASYKKYQAEIVQKLGPKPPDAPLEGELSVVIEFVCKPIAKSKFTTPMGDLDNLAKGVMDTLTDEGWWLDDRQIVSLHLTKRFPEPGEAPHINVAISPND encoded by the coding sequence ATGACGAAGTGGGGCTCGGCATACATGCCCGCCTCCTACAAGAAGTACCAAGCAGAGATTGTCCAGAAGCTCGGACCGAAGCCGCCTGACGCACCGCTCGAAGGCGAGCTATCGGTCGTCATCGAGTTCGTCTGCAAGCCCATCGCCAAGTCGAAGTTCACGACCCCTATGGGGGACCTCGACAACCTCGCGAAGGGCGTCATGGACACCCTCACCGATGAAGGGTGGTGGCTGGACGACCGCCAGATTGTCTCGCTGCACCTCACCAAGCGCTTCCCCGAACCGGGCGAAGCGCCGCACATCAACGTCGCTATCTCCCCCAACGACTGA
- a CDS encoding LutC/YkgG family protein encodes MSGRDDILGRIRAALGSDRARLAAQFPAQTMGAGASAAPNAHAASGAGAASFAGPAASAASAAACGPAISLGGVDLVARFVAKAQQVSATCAHIATAADAPAAVDAYLREVGLADAPLVVAAALEALPWRAHGALPGADLRRDGLVSVTPSFTAIAETGSVVCLSSSATPTSLNFVAATHVVLVDRSAIVATMEDAWARVRATIATLPRAVNVITGPSRTADVEQTVQVGVHGPKRVLLLICDDA; translated from the coding sequence ATGAGCGGGCGCGACGACATTCTCGGCCGTATCCGCGCGGCGCTCGGCAGCGACCGCGCGCGGCTTGCCGCGCAGTTTCCGGCGCAGACGATGGGCGCGGGCGCGTCCGCCGCGCCGAATGCGCATGCCGCATCCGGTGCGGGCGCGGCGTCTTTCGCCGGCCCGGCCGCCTCGGCCGCTTCGGCCGCCGCGTGCGGGCCGGCGATCTCGCTCGGCGGCGTCGACCTCGTCGCGCGCTTCGTCGCGAAGGCGCAGCAGGTGTCGGCGACGTGCGCGCACATTGCGACCGCCGCCGATGCGCCCGCGGCCGTCGACGCGTATTTGCGCGAAGTGGGCCTCGCCGATGCGCCGCTCGTCGTCGCGGCGGCGCTCGAGGCGCTGCCGTGGCGCGCGCACGGCGCGCTGCCGGGCGCCGACCTGCGGCGCGACGGGCTCGTCAGCGTGACGCCGTCGTTCACGGCGATCGCGGAGACGGGCAGCGTCGTGTGCCTGTCGTCGAGCGCGACGCCGACGTCGCTCAACTTCGTCGCCGCCACGCACGTCGTGCTCGTCGATCGCAGCGCGATCGTCGCGACGATGGAGGACGCATGGGCGCGCGTGCGCGCGACGATCGCGACGCTGCCGCGCGCGGTCAACGTGATCACCGGGCCGTCGCGCACCGCCGACGTCGAGCAGACGGTGCAGGTCGGCGTGCACGGCCCGAAGCGCGTGCTCTTGCTGATTTGCGACGACGCGTGA
- a CDS encoding (Fe-S)-binding protein — protein sequence MDQSPQAVGSSGGARETPRVGLFVTCLANLFRPSAALAAVQLLEAAGCTVDAPRAQTCCGQPALNSGDFDGVRGIARRTIGVFEGYDYVVAPSGSCIRTLRHDYPDLLANDPAWKPRAERLAARAHELTSFLVDVLGWAGPERAAVPDCTLAYHDTCSGLRGLGIKAQPRALLSRVGGVELKEMKDAEVCCGFGGTFCVKYPEISTKIVSDKTANVAASGATVLAGGDLGCLMNIGGRLKREGSPVRVYHVAEVLTGMNVEPICGEGE from the coding sequence ATGGACCAATCCCCGCAGGCCGTCGGCTCGTCCGGCGGCGCCCGCGAGACGCCGCGCGTCGGCCTGTTCGTCACGTGCCTCGCGAATCTCTTTCGGCCGAGCGCCGCGCTCGCCGCCGTGCAGTTGCTCGAAGCGGCCGGCTGCACGGTCGACGCGCCGCGCGCGCAGACCTGCTGCGGCCAGCCGGCGCTGAACAGCGGCGACTTCGACGGCGTGCGCGGCATCGCGCGCCGCACGATTGGCGTGTTCGAAGGCTACGACTACGTCGTGGCACCCTCCGGCTCGTGCATCCGCACGCTGCGTCACGACTACCCGGACCTGCTCGCGAACGATCCCGCGTGGAAGCCGCGCGCCGAGCGGCTCGCCGCGCGCGCGCACGAGCTGACGAGCTTTCTCGTCGACGTGCTCGGCTGGGCGGGCCCGGAGCGCGCCGCGGTGCCCGACTGCACGCTCGCCTACCACGACACCTGCTCGGGCCTGCGCGGCCTCGGCATCAAGGCGCAGCCGCGCGCGCTGCTGTCGCGCGTCGGCGGCGTCGAATTGAAGGAAATGAAGGATGCCGAAGTATGCTGCGGCTTCGGCGGCACGTTTTGCGTGAAGTACCCGGAAATCTCGACGAAGATCGTGTCCGACAAGACCGCGAACGTCGCCGCGAGCGGCGCGACCGTGCTCGCGGGCGGCGATCTCGGCTGCCTGATGAACATCGGCGGGCGACTGAAGCGCGAAGGCAGCCCGGTGCGCGTCTATCACGTCGCCGAGGTGCTGACCGGGATGAACGTCGAGCCGATCTGCGGGGAGGGCGAATGA
- a CDS encoding helix-turn-helix domain-containing protein, translating into MKLTPQAQTVLRHLKSVGSITNVEANAVHRVRSLSRRITEIQDAGYRIAKVRRRDCTGQQYVRYSLEK; encoded by the coding sequence ATGAAACTCACCCCGCAAGCCCAGACCGTCCTCCGCCATCTCAAGTCGGTGGGCAGCATCACCAACGTTGAAGCGAATGCCGTCCACCGCGTGCGTTCGCTGTCGCGCCGCATCACCGAGATTCAGGACGCGGGATACCGCATCGCCAAAGTCCGCCGCCGTGACTGCACGGGCCAGCAGTACGTCCGCTACAGCCTGGAGAAGTGA
- a CDS encoding lactate permease LctP family transporter, whose protein sequence is MQVWNQVYLPLGGVGWSALAAGAPIILFFVSLAVLRLKGHVAGALTLALSLAIAIAVYGMPAERAFASAAYGFAYGLWPIAWIIVTAVFLYKIVVTSGQFDIIRSSIVSLTDDQRLQMLLIGFSFGAFLEGAAGFGAPVAITAALLVGLGFNPLYAAGLCLIADTAPVAFGALGIPVIVAGQVSGLDPMAVGAMAGRQLPLMSFFLPFWLVFVMDGVKGVRETWPAALVAGGSFAVVQFFTSNYIGPELPDVTSALASLVALASFLKVWQPKRAREAARAASIVSAGGGALALGAMPGGMGGARATGGRQPSPYSFAQIARAWSPFVVLTVMVTIWSMKPFKALFAKGGALAFTTLQFHIPHLDKLTQKMAPVVAHPTPVPAVFNWDLLAATGTAILLSAIVSMAILNVSARTGMRTFFETLKDLKRPVLSIGLVLAFAFVENFSGMSTTLALLLAGTGAAFPFFSPLLGWIGVFLTGSDTSSNALFCSLQATTAQQIGVSSTLLVAANTTGGVAGKMISPQSIAVACAAVGLVGHEADLFRFTLRHSLFFVLIVGVMTCVQAYWLTGMVVH, encoded by the coding sequence GTGCAGGTTTGGAACCAGGTCTATCTGCCGCTCGGCGGCGTCGGCTGGTCGGCGCTCGCAGCCGGCGCGCCGATCATTCTGTTCTTCGTGTCGCTCGCGGTGTTGCGGCTCAAGGGACACGTCGCGGGCGCGCTTACCCTCGCGCTTTCGCTCGCCATCGCGATCGCCGTCTACGGCATGCCCGCCGAGCGCGCGTTCGCATCGGCGGCCTATGGCTTCGCGTACGGCTTGTGGCCGATCGCATGGATCATCGTCACCGCGGTGTTCCTCTACAAGATCGTCGTGACGAGCGGCCAGTTCGACATCATCCGCAGCTCGATCGTGTCGCTCACCGACGATCAGCGCCTGCAGATGCTGTTGATCGGCTTCTCGTTCGGCGCGTTTCTCGAAGGCGCGGCGGGCTTCGGCGCGCCGGTGGCGATCACGGCCGCGCTGCTCGTCGGCCTCGGCTTCAATCCGCTCTATGCGGCGGGACTTTGCCTGATCGCGGACACCGCGCCCGTCGCGTTCGGCGCGCTCGGAATTCCGGTGATCGTCGCGGGCCAGGTGTCGGGCCTCGATCCGATGGCGGTCGGCGCGATGGCGGGACGCCAGTTGCCGCTCATGTCGTTTTTCCTGCCGTTTTGGCTCGTGTTCGTGATGGACGGCGTGAAGGGGGTGCGCGAGACGTGGCCCGCCGCGCTCGTCGCGGGCGGCAGCTTCGCGGTCGTGCAGTTCTTCACGTCGAACTACATCGGGCCCGAGCTGCCCGACGTGACGTCGGCGCTCGCGAGCCTCGTCGCGCTCGCGTCGTTCCTGAAGGTGTGGCAGCCGAAGCGCGCGCGTGAGGCCGCACGCGCGGCCTCGATCGTGTCGGCGGGCGGCGGCGCGCTCGCGCTGGGCGCGATGCCGGGCGGCATGGGCGGCGCGCGCGCGACGGGCGGCCGGCAGCCTTCGCCGTATTCGTTCGCGCAGATCGCGCGCGCGTGGTCGCCGTTCGTCGTGCTGACCGTGATGGTGACGATCTGGAGCATGAAGCCGTTCAAGGCGCTGTTCGCGAAGGGCGGCGCGCTCGCGTTCACGACGCTGCAATTCCACATCCCGCATCTCGACAAGCTCACGCAGAAGATGGCGCCCGTCGTCGCGCACCCGACGCCCGTGCCCGCCGTGTTCAACTGGGATCTGCTCGCGGCCACGGGCACCGCGATCCTGCTGTCGGCGATCGTATCGATGGCAATCCTGAACGTTTCCGCGCGCACAGGCATGCGCACGTTCTTCGAGACGTTGAAGGACCTGAAGCGCCCGGTGCTGTCGATCGGCCTCGTGCTCGCATTCGCGTTCGTCGAGAACTTTTCGGGAATGTCGACGACGCTCGCATTGCTGCTCGCGGGCACGGGCGCGGCGTTCCCGTTCTTCTCGCCGCTGCTCGGCTGGATCGGCGTGTTCCTGACGGGCTCCGACACGTCGTCGAACGCGTTGTTCTGCTCGCTGCAGGCGACGACCGCACAGCAGATCGGCGTGTCGAGCACGCTGCTCGTCGCGGCGAACACGACGGGCGGCGTCGCGGGCAAGATGATTTCGCCGCAGTCGATCGCGGTTGCGTGCGCGGCGGTCGGCCTCGTCGGGCACGAGGCGGATCTGTTTCGCTTCACGCTGCGGCATAGCCTGTTCTTCGTGCTGATCGTCGGCGTGATGACCTGCGTGCAGGCGTACTGGCTCACGGGAATGGTCGTGCATTGA
- a CDS encoding DNA-directed RNA polymerase, which produces MTKLQGGYLTLKTDAVKSTEFANSHTSALDLPLKGAHLEALNHIQKTRWRINRDVLNVALQCKARGLDVAGFPCSDELALPEYPEHLDKKSDEFKAHIRERERIHTENARNAGMRLKLWGMLQMAEELADFPALWFPHYADFRGRFYPRPQDLHTQGDSLVKGILEFSEPVPLTDRGWYWIRVNTANYFGEDKLPIAERAQWTMDHLEGILAVATDPLDDHKAFEFWSTCDSPWEFLAACLEVKRVADFMLAHGTCEGFESRMVCRYDATCSGIQHLAALMKDEKSAVRVNVLPTGKREDIYKAVCEVVVGDVQRDSVNSALVAMASLWVGKVERKTVKRAVMTTPYGVSERGILTQLVQDGFADHIANGKERYAAAEYLTQKIVGALDESIEAPRRAMDYFRAVAVFLEERGLPLVWDTPSGFTGKQAYYKTGEKRIRTLHGDVTVRFEEPDAGFKPGKQKLGAAPNVVHSFDAAHLALVCVEMKRRGVRDLAFVHDSFGCHAENSDLLLEVTKQQFVALYNNDTLEQWRQSVIAHSGCPDIPEVPALGNLDVERVLESEFFFS; this is translated from the coding sequence ATGACCAAGCTGCAAGGTGGCTACCTCACCCTCAAGACCGACGCCGTGAAGTCCACGGAGTTCGCTAACTCGCACACGTCCGCCCTGGACCTGCCCCTGAAGGGCGCTCACCTGGAGGCCCTGAACCACATCCAGAAGACCCGCTGGCGCATCAACCGTGATGTGCTCAACGTCGCGCTCCAGTGCAAGGCCCGTGGCCTGGATGTGGCAGGCTTCCCGTGCAGCGACGAACTGGCCCTGCCCGAGTACCCCGAGCACCTCGACAAGAAGTCCGACGAGTTCAAGGCGCACATCCGCGAGCGCGAGCGCATCCACACGGAGAACGCACGCAATGCCGGGATGCGCCTGAAGCTCTGGGGGATGCTCCAGATGGCCGAGGAACTGGCCGACTTCCCGGCGTTGTGGTTCCCGCACTACGCGGACTTCCGTGGTCGCTTCTACCCGCGTCCCCAGGACCTTCACACGCAGGGCGATTCCCTGGTCAAGGGCATCCTGGAGTTCTCGGAGCCGGTCCCCCTGACCGACCGGGGCTGGTACTGGATTCGCGTCAACACGGCCAACTACTTCGGTGAGGACAAGCTCCCCATCGCGGAGCGTGCCCAGTGGACGATGGACCACCTGGAGGGCATCCTGGCCGTCGCCACGGACCCGCTGGACGACCACAAGGCGTTCGAGTTCTGGAGCACCTGCGACTCCCCATGGGAGTTCCTCGCGGCGTGCCTGGAAGTAAAGCGAGTCGCTGACTTCATGCTGGCGCACGGGACGTGCGAGGGCTTCGAGTCCCGCATGGTATGCCGCTACGACGCGACGTGCTCCGGTATCCAGCACCTCGCGGCCCTCATGAAGGACGAGAAGTCCGCCGTGCGCGTCAACGTGCTTCCCACCGGCAAGCGCGAGGACATCTACAAGGCCGTGTGTGAGGTAGTGGTTGGTGACGTACAGCGCGACTCCGTGAATAGCGCCCTTGTGGCGATGGCATCCCTCTGGGTCGGCAAGGTGGAGCGTAAGACCGTGAAGCGGGCCGTGATGACGACCCCCTACGGTGTGTCCGAGCGCGGCATCCTGACCCAACTGGTCCAGGACGGCTTCGCGGATCACATCGCCAACGGGAAGGAGCGCTACGCCGCTGCGGAGTACCTGACGCAAAAGATCGTCGGTGCGCTGGACGAATCCATCGAGGCCCCGCGCCGCGCGATGGATTACTTCCGCGCGGTCGCCGTGTTCCTGGAGGAGCGCGGGCTTCCCCTCGTGTGGGATACGCCCAGTGGCTTTACCGGGAAGCAGGCGTACTACAAGACCGGCGAGAAACGCATCCGCACGCTCCACGGAGATGTCACCGTGCGTTTTGAGGAGCCGGACGCGGGCTTCAAGCCAGGTAAGCAGAAGCTCGGCGCGGCTCCGAACGTTGTCCACTCGTTCGACGCGGCCCACCTGGCGCTCGTGTGCGTCGAGATGAAGCGCCGTGGCGTCCGCGACCTGGCATTCGTCCACGACTCGTTCGGATGCCACGCCGAGAACAGTGACCTCCTCCTCGAAGTCACCAAGCAGCAATTCGTTGCGCTGTACAACAACGATACCCTGGAGCAATGGCGTCAGTCTGTCATCGCGCACTCGGGGTGCCCGGATATTCCTGAAGTCCCCGCGCTCGGCAACCTGGATGTGGAGCGCGTCCTCGAATCCGAATTTTTCTTCTCGTGA
- a CDS encoding LutB/LldF family L-lactate oxidation iron-sulfur protein — protein MSAQPSAATTNFKARASAALHDAQLQEALGMLGEGWIEKRRRVVSLLPEFEMLRERAKVVKDHVLANLDTYLERYEAAVTCAGGVVHWASDAAEAREIVLKICRDANAKTVTRGKSMVGEEIGLPAALEGAGMEVVETDLGEYIVQLAHEGPSHIVFPALHKTIGQVTELFAGHHSAAQYDGPRETVADVVGEARQVLRDKFFVADVGITGANYLVAETGSNVICTNEGNGDLTSTLARVHIVTAGIERVVPTLDDVALFVRLLGRSATGQEITSYTTFSTGPKRDDDLDGPREYHVVLVDNGRTRMLAGEFRDMLRCIRCGACMNHCPVYGAVGGHAYGWVYPGPMGAVLTPLLQGIEHDTDLPNACTLNGRCAEVCPVKIPLPTLLKKLRGMQFDARLTAPGTRFLLRAFGAIARRPALYHWLTRVGARVLRALGGTRGSIARVPFASGWTDSRELPKPPPRTFFETWDATRANEQRGQR, from the coding sequence ATGAGCGCGCAACCATCGGCCGCGACGACGAACTTCAAGGCGCGCGCGAGCGCCGCGCTGCACGACGCACAGCTTCAGGAAGCGCTCGGGATGCTCGGCGAGGGCTGGATCGAGAAGCGGCGGCGCGTCGTGTCGCTGCTGCCCGAGTTCGAAATGCTGCGCGAGCGCGCGAAGGTGGTGAAGGATCACGTGCTAGCGAATCTCGACACGTATCTCGAACGCTACGAAGCGGCCGTCACGTGCGCGGGCGGCGTCGTTCACTGGGCGAGCGACGCGGCCGAAGCGCGCGAGATCGTGCTGAAGATCTGCCGCGACGCGAACGCGAAAACCGTGACGCGCGGCAAATCGATGGTCGGCGAGGAGATCGGCTTGCCCGCCGCGCTCGAGGGCGCGGGGATGGAAGTCGTCGAAACCGATCTCGGCGAATACATCGTGCAGCTCGCGCACGAAGGGCCGAGCCACATCGTGTTCCCGGCGCTGCACAAGACGATCGGTCAGGTTACCGAACTGTTCGCCGGGCATCATTCGGCCGCGCAGTACGACGGGCCGCGCGAGACCGTCGCGGACGTCGTCGGCGAAGCGCGCCAGGTGCTGCGCGACAAATTCTTCGTCGCGGACGTCGGCATTACCGGCGCGAACTATCTCGTCGCCGAGACGGGCTCGAACGTGATCTGCACGAACGAGGGCAACGGCGATCTCACGTCGACGCTCGCGCGCGTGCACATCGTGACGGCGGGCATCGAGCGCGTCGTGCCGACGCTCGACGACGTCGCGCTGTTCGTGCGGCTGCTCGGCCGCAGCGCGACGGGGCAGGAGATCACGTCGTACACCACGTTCAGCACGGGCCCGAAGCGCGACGACGATCTGGACGGGCCGCGCGAGTATCACGTCGTGCTCGTCGACAACGGCCGCACGCGGATGCTCGCGGGCGAGTTCCGCGACATGCTCCGCTGCATTCGCTGCGGCGCGTGCATGAACCACTGCCCGGTGTACGGCGCGGTCGGCGGGCATGCGTACGGTTGGGTCTATCCGGGGCCGATGGGCGCCGTTCTCACGCCGCTTCTGCAAGGCATCGAGCACGACACCGATCTGCCGAACGCGTGCACGCTGAACGGGCGCTGCGCGGAGGTGTGTCCGGTGAAGATTCCGCTGCCGACGCTGCTCAAGAAGCTGCGCGGGATGCAGTTCGACGCGCGGCTCACCGCGCCCGGCACGCGCTTCCTGCTGCGCGCGTTCGGCGCGATCGCGCGGCGGCCGGCGCTCTATCACTGGCTGACGCGCGTCGGTGCGCGCGTGCTGCGCGCACTCGGCGGCACGCGCGGCAGCATCGCGCGCGTGCCGTTCGCGTCCGGCTGGACCGATTCGCGCGAATTGCCGAAGCCGCCGCCGCGCACGTTCTTCGAGACGTGGGACGCGACGCGCGCGAACGAACAGAGGGGGCAGCGATGA